A single region of the Actinoplanes sp. SE50/110 genome encodes:
- a CDS encoding ABC-F family ATP-binding cassette domain-containing protein — protein sequence MSATLIARDLAAGHGDHHLFTGLDLVVAPGDVIGLVGVNGAGKTTLLRTLAGLLPAESGTVSLSPPTANVGYLPQERERRAGETVRDFLARRTGVAAAQTAMDTAAEELAAGAPGADDRYAAALERWLDLGGADLEERALALTSSDVRIDLELPTTALSGGQAARAGMASLLLSRYDVFLLDEPTNDLDLDGLAHLENFVQGLRGGLVVVSHDREFLTRTVTKVLELDLHQHQIRLYGGGYASYLQERERARSHAREQYEEYSDKKEELLERARTQRAWMDKGVRNARRKAPDNDKIGKSLRGETSEKQAAKARQTEKMIERLEVVEEPRKEWELRMEIAVAPRAGAVVATLREARVDRGSFTLGPVTVQIDWGDRVAITGANGSGKSTLLAALLGRLPLTAGSAALGPGVVVGEVGQARGLFLGTETLARAFGDAVPEFNDADVRTLLAKFGLRAGHVNRPAGSLSPGERTRAALALLQARGVNLLVLDEPTNHLDLPAIEQLESALATYPGTLLLVTHDRRMLSAVATNRHLEVADGKVTG from the coding sequence ATGAGCGCCACACTGATCGCCCGGGATCTCGCCGCTGGGCACGGCGACCACCACCTGTTCACCGGGCTGGACCTGGTGGTCGCGCCGGGCGACGTGATCGGCCTGGTCGGCGTCAACGGGGCGGGCAAGACCACGCTGCTGCGCACGCTCGCGGGCCTGCTGCCGGCCGAGAGCGGCACCGTCTCCCTCAGCCCGCCCACCGCGAATGTCGGCTACCTGCCGCAGGAGCGGGAGCGGCGGGCCGGCGAGACGGTGCGCGACTTCCTGGCCCGGCGCACCGGGGTCGCCGCGGCGCAGACCGCGATGGACACCGCCGCCGAGGAACTGGCCGCGGGCGCTCCCGGTGCCGACGACCGGTACGCGGCCGCTCTGGAGCGGTGGCTCGACCTGGGCGGCGCCGACCTGGAGGAACGCGCGCTCGCGCTCACCTCGTCCGACGTGCGGATCGATCTGGAGCTGCCGACGACCGCCCTGTCCGGCGGCCAGGCGGCCCGGGCGGGCATGGCGTCGCTGCTGCTCAGCCGCTACGACGTATTCCTGCTCGACGAGCCGACCAACGACCTCGACCTGGACGGGCTGGCCCACCTGGAGAACTTCGTGCAGGGGCTGCGCGGGGGGCTCGTGGTGGTCAGCCACGACCGGGAGTTCCTCACCCGTACCGTCACCAAGGTCCTCGAACTGGATCTTCATCAACATCAGATCCGGTTGTACGGCGGTGGCTACGCGTCCTATCTGCAGGAGCGGGAGCGGGCCCGGTCGCACGCCCGGGAGCAGTACGAGGAGTACTCCGACAAGAAGGAGGAGCTGCTCGAGCGCGCCCGCACCCAACGCGCCTGGATGGACAAGGGGGTCCGCAACGCCCGCCGCAAGGCCCCGGACAACGACAAGATCGGCAAGAGCCTGCGCGGCGAGACCAGCGAGAAGCAGGCCGCCAAGGCCCGGCAGACGGAAAAGATGATCGAGCGGCTGGAGGTGGTCGAGGAGCCCCGCAAGGAGTGGGAGCTGCGGATGGAGATCGCCGTCGCGCCGCGCGCCGGTGCGGTGGTGGCCACCCTGCGCGAGGCCCGGGTCGACCGCGGCTCGTTCACCCTCGGCCCGGTCACCGTGCAGATCGACTGGGGTGACCGGGTCGCGATCACCGGGGCCAACGGGTCCGGCAAGTCGACGCTGCTCGCGGCGCTGCTCGGGCGGCTGCCGCTGACCGCCGGCTCGGCGGCGCTCGGGCCGGGCGTGGTGGTCGGCGAGGTGGGCCAGGCCCGCGGGCTGTTCCTGGGCACCGAGACGCTGGCGCGCGCCTTCGGCGACGCGGTTCCGGAATTCAACGACGCGGACGTACGCACGCTGCTCGCGAAGTTCGGTCTCCGCGCGGGCCACGTCAACCGGCCGGCCGGGTCCCTCTCCCCCGGCGAACGCACCCGGGCGGCACTGGCGCTGCTGCAGGCGCGCGGGGTGAACCTGCTGGTCCTCGACGAGCCGACCAACCACCTGGACCTGCCCGCCATCGAACAGCTGGAGTCGGCGCTGGCGACCTATCCCGGTACCCTGCTCCTCGTCACCCACGACCGCCGGATGCTGTCCGCGGTCGCCACGAACCGCCACCTCGAGGTGGCCGACGGCAAGGTCACCGGCTGA
- a CDS encoding nitroreductase/quinone reductase family protein: MSDATATALAQDRVIDITTIGRRSGEPRRIEIWFHRLDGRYYITGTPVKPRDWYANLVANPAFTFHLKETATADLPAVARPITDPAEREKVFTGLLAPLTEFTSKPGLEQEVWVAKSPLVEVTFA, translated from the coding sequence ATGAGCGACGCGACCGCCACCGCACTGGCGCAGGACCGGGTCATCGACATCACCACGATCGGGCGCAGGAGCGGCGAGCCCCGCCGCATCGAGATCTGGTTCCACCGGCTCGACGGCCGCTATTACATCACCGGCACCCCGGTCAAGCCCCGCGACTGGTACGCCAACCTGGTGGCGAACCCGGCCTTCACCTTCCATCTGAAGGAGACCGCCACCGCCGACCTACCGGCCGTCGCCCGCCCGATCACCGACCCGGCCGAGCGGGAGAAGGTCTTCACCGGGCTGCTCGCCCCGCTCACCGAGTTCACCAGCAAGCCGGGCCTCGAACAGGAGGTCTGGGTGGCGAAGAGCCCGCTGGTCGAGGTCACCTTCGCCTGA
- a CDS encoding CBM20 domain-containing protein gives MNRTTVRAGVLATALISGVLGVAGPALAAPVTDAAPVAAAGTAVAPIAATFNVTAGFTSWGQNVYVVGSIPALGSWDVSKAVPLTTTSSAFPTWTGSVALPANTYTEFQYVVKNADGSVARWEKGFQQNRTTITPPTGTYVTHDTFGAY, from the coding sequence ATGAATCGCACCACCGTTCGGGCCGGCGTGCTGGCCACCGCCCTGATCAGCGGCGTGCTCGGGGTGGCCGGCCCGGCGCTCGCCGCCCCGGTCACCGACGCGGCGCCGGTCGCCGCCGCCGGCACCGCCGTCGCGCCGATCGCCGCGACCTTCAACGTGACCGCCGGGTTCACCAGCTGGGGTCAGAACGTCTACGTCGTCGGCAGCATCCCGGCGCTCGGCTCCTGGGACGTCTCCAAGGCGGTGCCGCTGACCACCACGAGCAGCGCCTTCCCGACCTGGACCGGGAGCGTGGCGCTGCCGGCGAACACGTACACCGAGTTCCAGTACGTGGTGAAGAACGCCGACGGCAGCGTCGCCCGCTGGGAGAAGGGTTTCCAGCAGAACCGCACCACGATCACCCCGCCGACCGGCACCTACGTCACGCACGACACCTTCGGCGCGTACTGA
- a CDS encoding glycoside hydrolase family 10 protein gives MTRVQRLRLGLLLSVVLIAALAIGAGLVRAAFYRASAAAPVTGPAAAVAGTVAQCAGQPARAARELRGMWLTTVYNADFPSRPGLGEDQVKAEYERWLDLAVAQNHNAIFVHVRPSGDAFWPSAYAPWSNWLTGRFDGRSPGWDPMAFMVSEAHARGLAFHAWFNPYRGTQPAPGGIGTDAAKLAPNHPLRLHPEWRIAYPTGRTGRFYFDPGIPEARRFVEDSMLEAVQKYDVDGVHFDDFFYPYPEGSGQDFPDAASYQRYGAGKSKADWRRENVNTLVREMHERLLQVKPWVSFGISPFGIWRNRATDPLGSNSAGLESYDTIYADTRRWVQSGWLDYVAPQLYWTIGFSKADYLTLLKWWTDLTRGTRVQLYIGMADYRVGEPGDWSDPAMLDREMALNRKYAAQGEIHFSAGQVRGDRLGAVSRYRRAYYATPALQPRLDRLAAPAPATPRLTTARPGPAGRLILTATGLGATNWSLYRTTGGPATLVATGRSGAEIADPHPSGKATYCLGAVDRSGTESPLSPALSS, from the coding sequence GTGACCCGAGTCCAACGCCTGCGCCTCGGTCTGCTGCTGTCGGTGGTCCTGATCGCCGCACTGGCGATCGGCGCGGGGTTGGTCCGGGCCGCCTTCTACCGCGCGTCGGCGGCGGCCCCGGTCACCGGTCCGGCCGCCGCGGTCGCCGGCACCGTCGCGCAGTGCGCCGGGCAGCCCGCCCGGGCCGCCCGTGAGCTGCGCGGCATGTGGCTGACCACGGTCTACAACGCGGATTTCCCCAGCCGCCCGGGGCTTGGTGAGGACCAGGTCAAGGCGGAGTACGAGCGGTGGCTCGACCTCGCGGTGGCGCAGAACCACAACGCGATCTTCGTGCACGTACGCCCGAGCGGGGACGCGTTCTGGCCCTCCGCCTACGCGCCCTGGTCGAACTGGCTGACCGGCCGGTTCGACGGCAGGTCGCCCGGCTGGGACCCGATGGCGTTCATGGTCTCCGAGGCGCACGCCCGCGGGCTGGCGTTCCACGCCTGGTTCAACCCGTACCGGGGGACCCAGCCGGCTCCCGGCGGCATCGGCACCGACGCCGCCAAACTCGCCCCCAACCACCCGCTGCGCCTGCACCCGGAGTGGCGCATCGCGTATCCGACCGGCAGGACCGGCCGTTTCTACTTCGATCCGGGCATCCCGGAGGCGCGTCGGTTCGTCGAGGATTCGATGCTGGAGGCCGTGCAGAAGTACGACGTCGACGGCGTGCACTTCGACGACTTCTTCTACCCGTACCCGGAAGGCAGCGGCCAGGACTTCCCGGACGCCGCCTCCTACCAGCGGTACGGTGCCGGAAAGTCGAAGGCGGACTGGCGCCGGGAGAACGTGAACACCCTGGTCCGCGAGATGCACGAGCGGCTCCTGCAGGTCAAACCGTGGGTCTCGTTCGGGATCAGCCCGTTCGGCATCTGGCGCAACCGGGCCACCGATCCGTTGGGTTCGAACTCCGCCGGCCTGGAAAGCTACGACACGATCTACGCCGACACCCGTAGGTGGGTGCAGTCCGGCTGGCTGGACTACGTGGCCCCGCAGCTCTACTGGACGATCGGGTTCAGCAAAGCCGACTACCTGACCCTGCTGAAATGGTGGACCGACCTGACCCGGGGCACCCGGGTGCAGCTCTACATCGGGATGGCCGACTACCGGGTGGGCGAGCCGGGAGACTGGAGCGACCCGGCGATGCTGGACCGGGAGATGGCACTGAACCGGAAATACGCCGCCCAGGGCGAGATCCACTTCAGCGCCGGCCAGGTGCGGGGCGACCGGCTGGGTGCGGTCAGCCGGTATCGCCGGGCCTACTACGCCACGCCGGCCCTGCAGCCCCGCCTCGACCGCCTGGCCGCACCCGCCCCGGCGACCCCGCGCCTCACCACGGCCCGCCCCGGCCCGGCCGGCCGGCTGATCCTGACGGCGACCGGGCTGGGCGCGACGAACTGGTCGCTGTACCGCACCACGGGCGGCCCGGCCACCCTGGTCGCCACCGGCCGGTCCGGCGCCGAGATCGCCGACCCGCACCCATCGGGAAAGGCCACCTACTGCCTGGGCGCGGTGGACCGGTCCGGCACGGAGAGCCCGCTCAGCCCGGCCCTGTCGAGCTGA
- the glgA gene encoding glycogen synthase, whose product MALRVDLLTREYPPEVYGGAGVHLEYLTRDLRRLADVRVHCFGAPRTEEGVTAYPEPAELAGANAALRTMGVNLAMAAGTAGASVVHSHTWYANFAGHTAKLLHGIPHVVTTHSLEPLRPWKAEQLGGGYALSSFCERTAVEAADAIVAVSGGMRRDVLKAYPSVDPDKIHVVYNGIDTDLYVPAVETDVIDRLGIDRNRPSVVFVGRITRQKGLPYLMRACHDLPADAQIILLAGAPDTPEIAAEVAQLAAGLQERRSGVVWVQEMLPKHEVIQVLTHATVFVCPSIYEPMGIVNLEAMACETAVVATATGGIPEVVADGETGLLVPIEQVEDGTGTPVHPEKFVADLAATLTRLLQDPQLAERMGKAGRRRAVEHFSWARIAEDTMTVYRSVL is encoded by the coding sequence GTGGCTCTGCGTGTGGACCTCCTGACCCGTGAATATCCGCCGGAGGTGTACGGCGGCGCCGGCGTGCACCTGGAATACCTGACCAGGGACCTGCGGCGGCTCGCCGACGTGCGGGTGCACTGCTTCGGCGCACCCCGCACCGAGGAGGGTGTCACCGCGTACCCGGAGCCCGCCGAGCTGGCCGGGGCGAACGCCGCGCTGCGCACCATGGGGGTGAATCTCGCCATGGCGGCCGGCACCGCCGGCGCGAGCGTCGTGCACAGCCACACCTGGTATGCGAATTTCGCCGGGCACACCGCGAAACTGCTGCACGGCATCCCGCACGTGGTCACCACGCACAGCCTGGAGCCGCTGCGCCCGTGGAAGGCGGAGCAGCTCGGCGGTGGCTACGCGCTGTCGTCGTTCTGCGAGCGGACCGCTGTCGAGGCCGCCGACGCGATCGTCGCGGTCTCCGGCGGGATGCGCCGCGACGTGCTCAAGGCATACCCGTCGGTCGACCCCGACAAGATTCACGTGGTCTACAACGGCATCGACACTGATCTTTACGTGCCCGCCGTGGAAACGGACGTGATCGACCGGCTCGGCATCGACCGGAACCGGCCGAGCGTCGTCTTCGTGGGCCGGATCACCCGGCAGAAGGGCCTGCCGTACCTGATGCGGGCCTGTCACGACCTGCCCGCCGACGCCCAGATCATCCTGCTGGCCGGCGCCCCCGACACCCCGGAGATCGCCGCCGAGGTCGCTCAGCTCGCCGCCGGTCTCCAGGAGCGGCGCAGCGGCGTCGTCTGGGTGCAGGAGATGCTGCCCAAGCACGAGGTCATCCAGGTGCTCACGCACGCCACGGTGTTCGTCTGCCCGTCGATCTACGAGCCGATGGGCATCGTCAACCTGGAGGCGATGGCCTGCGAGACCGCGGTCGTGGCCACCGCCACCGGCGGCATCCCGGAGGTGGTCGCCGACGGCGAGACCGGCCTGCTGGTCCCGATCGAACAGGTCGAGGACGGCACCGGCACCCCGGTGCACCCGGAGAAGTTCGTCGCCGACCTGGCCGCCACGCTCACCCGGCTGCTCCAGGACCCGCAGCTCGCCGAGCGGATGGGCAAGGCCGGCCGCCGCCGTGCCGTCGAGCACTTCAGCTGGGCCCGGATCGCCGAGGACACGATGACCGTGTACCGGTCGGTGCTGTGA